A stretch of Rickettsia rickettsii DNA encodes these proteins:
- the hemB gene encoding porphobilinogen synthase: protein MYPHIRLRRNRKAFWLRELISESNLSVSDLVLPLFVVEGHNERQEIKTMPGIYRLSIDQIVETAKEAAELGINVIALFPSIDQSLKSDNADEAYNLDNLICRTIRSIKNANIDIGIICDVALDPYTTHGHDGIVHHGAVDNDRSVSALCNQALVLAKAGVDIVAPSDMMDGRIRAIREYLDKEGFINVGILAYAAKYASSFYGPFRDAVKSNKKNYLDKSSYQMDVRNIKEAMLEIEHDIAEGADMVMVKPGMPFLDVIREAANNLNAKIFAYQVSGEYAMLKFAAEAGAMDWERALMESLISFKRAGATGIFTYAALEVAEILKNNKIRYKMASDIK from the coding sequence ATGTACCCCCATATTAGACTTAGAAGAAATAGAAAAGCTTTTTGGCTTAGAGAGTTAATATCCGAAAGTAATTTATCGGTTAGTGATTTAGTGTTGCCTTTATTTGTTGTTGAAGGACATAATGAAAGGCAAGAAATTAAAACTATGCCTGGTATATATCGTTTATCGATTGATCAAATAGTAGAAACGGCAAAAGAAGCAGCAGAGCTGGGTATTAATGTTATTGCATTATTTCCGAGTATTGATCAAAGTCTAAAAAGCGACAATGCCGATGAGGCTTATAATTTAGATAATTTAATATGTAGAACTATTAGAAGCATCAAAAACGCTAATATCGATATTGGTATAATATGCGATGTAGCACTTGATCCTTATACTACACATGGTCATGATGGTATTGTGCATCATGGGGCAGTTGATAATGATAGATCAGTAAGCGCTTTGTGTAATCAGGCATTAGTGTTAGCAAAAGCTGGAGTAGATATTGTTGCACCTTCCGATATGATGGATGGAAGAATCAGGGCTATAAGGGAATATCTTGACAAAGAGGGATTTATAAATGTTGGAATTCTTGCTTATGCCGCTAAATATGCTTCAAGTTTTTATGGTCCGTTTCGCGATGCTGTTAAGAGTAATAAAAAGAATTATTTAGATAAATCAAGCTATCAAATGGATGTACGTAATATTAAGGAAGCAATGCTTGAGATTGAGCATGATATAGCAGAGGGAGCCGATATGGTAATGGTGAAGCCTGGTATGCCGTTTTTGGATGTTATTCGTGAAGCGGCAAATAATTTAAATGCTAAAATTTTTGCATATCAGGTTAGTGGAGAATATGCAATGTTAAAATTTGCAGCAGAAGCAGGGGCAATGGATTGGGAGAGAGCTTTGATGGAGTCATTAATTAGTTTTAAACGTGCCGGTGCCACAGGTATATTTACCTATGCAGCTCTTGAAGTAGCTGAAATATTAAAGAACAATAAAATTAGGTACAAAATGGCTTCTGATATAAAATAA
- a CDS encoding IS1595 family transposase: MVYSSFTSYYAKKSLSSLQLSRDINVTQTTAWFMLHRIREVTKLESFSIPLKSTVEIDETYIVGKEKNKHQNKKTKSTQGGSTKTTTVVIGMIERNGNAKVQVITKVNSKTIEKVAINNILIGSTILSDEWGAYKVLEKLYNHEYINHDLGKYIRESVSTNTIESFWALFKRGIIGLLILLEKKHIERYLNEFVFRYNHKNYNVRNMFNAILLNTGNYLFYKALVGRYETQGS; this comes from the coding sequence ATGGTTTACAGCAGTTTTACAAGTTACTACGCAAAAAAAAGTTTATCATCGTTACAGCTTTCAAGAGATATTAATGTTACCCAAACAACTGCATGGTTTATGCTTCATAGGATTAGAGAAGTGACTAAACTAGAAAGTTTTAGTATTCCTTTAAAAAGCACTGTAGAAATAGATGAGACGTATATTGTTGGTAAAGAAAAGAACAAACATCAAAATAAAAAAACTAAAAGTACACAAGGTGGCAGCACAAAGACAACAACCGTTGTAATCGGCATGATAGAGAGAAACGGTAACGCTAAGGTTCAAGTTATAACAAAAGTTAATTCAAAGACCATAGAAAAAGTTGCAATAAATAATATTCTAATAGGGTCAACTATTTTATCTGATGAATGGGGAGCTTACAAGGTATTAGAAAAGTTATATAATCATGAATATATAAATCACGACTTAGGTAAATATATAAGAGAGTCTGTGTCCACAAACACGATAGAAAGCTTTTGGGCGTTGTTTAAGCGTGGTATAATCGGACTCTTAATTCTATTAGAAAAAAAACACATAGAGAGATATTTAAACGAGTTTGTATTTAGGTACAACCATAAAAACTATAATGTAAGAAATATGTTTAATGCTATACTTTTAAATACAGGTAATTATTTATTTTATAAAGCCTTGGTAGGTCGGTATGAAACTCAAGGTAGTTAA
- a CDS encoding YebC/PmpR family DNA-binding transcriptional regulator: MAGHSKFKNIQHRKGAQDKKRAKVFTKLIREIVTAAKTGSSNNPENNPRLRNALTAARSQNLPKERIDKALNSANESSNNENYTEIRYEGYAPNGIAIIVEALTDNKNRTAAEVRSSFTKYGGSLGETGSVNYLFNHCGVIQYPINIASNEDVLEAVIEAGGHDIISDDTTHTIYTDVENFSKVLDFFTGKYGIPEDSYIGWIPLNTIIIDDKEKAAKLLKLVEVLEESDDVQRVFGNYELSDDVYEIIQGEP, from the coding sequence ATGGCCGGTCATTCAAAGTTCAAAAATATTCAGCATCGTAAAGGGGCTCAAGATAAAAAAAGAGCAAAAGTTTTCACTAAATTAATTCGTGAAATAGTTACTGCAGCTAAAACCGGTTCTTCTAATAACCCTGAAAATAATCCACGTCTTAGAAATGCTTTAACCGCTGCACGTAGTCAAAATCTCCCTAAAGAAAGAATAGATAAAGCTCTTAATAGTGCTAATGAGTCTTCTAATAACGAAAATTATACGGAAATTAGATATGAAGGTTATGCACCGAATGGTATTGCTATAATAGTTGAAGCTTTAACCGATAATAAAAACCGCACTGCTGCAGAAGTACGCTCTAGTTTTACTAAATATGGTGGGAGTTTAGGCGAAACCGGTAGTGTCAATTATTTATTCAACCATTGCGGAGTTATTCAGTATCCAATAAATATAGCATCTAATGAAGATGTTTTAGAGGCAGTCATAGAGGCCGGGGGGCATGATATTATATCCGATGATACCACCCATACAATCTATACGGATGTTGAAAATTTCTCTAAAGTGCTAGACTTTTTCACTGGCAAATACGGCATACCTGAAGATTCGTATATAGGCTGGATCCCATTAAATACAATAATTATAGATGATAAGGAAAAAGCCGCAAAATTACTAAAGCTTGTGGAAGTTTTAGAAGAAAGCGATGATGTGCAAAGAGTTTTTGGGAATTATGAGTTATCTGATGATGTTTACGAAATAATACAAGGAGAACCATGA
- a CDS encoding MazG nucleotide pyrophosphohydrolase domain-containing protein, producing MILEQAIDECREIKEAMDDAEPPERVQEEIGDLLHTAISLCIFSGLYVETTLSKTNEKFEKRMRAIKMLTKKHNLLNLQGQSVEFMLKLWKEAKEITKNVKP from the coding sequence ATGATTTTAGAGCAGGCAATAGATGAATGTAGAGAGATAAAAGAAGCTATGGACGATGCCGAACCACCGGAAAGAGTACAAGAAGAAATAGGGGATTTGCTCCATACGGCGATTTCGTTGTGTATTTTTTCAGGGTTGTATGTTGAGACAACGCTTAGCAAGACAAATGAAAAATTTGAGAAACGTATGAGAGCAATAAAAATGCTTACCAAAAAGCATAACCTGCTAAATCTGCAAGGACAATCAGTAGAATTTATGCTGAAGCTTTGGAAAGAAGCAAAAGAGATCACTAAAAATGTTAAACCCTAA
- a CDS encoding phosphotransferase-like protein yields the protein MNQVIIINGPSCVGKTTIAKEICRQSNNKFIHLQIDQVGAFYSTIFPTEFKFAENEAGTENNDDRLKGRFNNNRLARRKIVALILLTTAKALLDKNFNIVIDTALDGLDAQELAKFYLKYLNGYKITFLRNLLSG from the coding sequence ATGAATCAAGTTATAATAATCAACGGTCCTTCTTGTGTAGGTAAAACAACAATAGCCAAAGAAATTTGTAGGCAATCTAATAATAAATTTATTCATTTACAAATTGATCAAGTCGGAGCGTTTTATAGTACGATTTTTCCTACAGAATTTAAGTTTGCAGAAAATGAGGCCGGCACTGAAAACAATGATGATAGACTAAAAGGTCGTTTTAATAATAATAGGTTAGCAAGAAGAAAAATTGTTGCGTTGATATTGCTTACAACCGCAAAAGCATTATTAGATAAAAATTTTAATATTGTAATCGATACGGCACTAGATGGTCTGGATGCTCAAGAACTTGCTAAATTTTATCTTAAATATCTAAATGGTTACAAAATAACCTTTTTAAGGAATCTTTTGTCCGGTTGA
- the nuoN gene encoding NADH-quinone oxidoreductase subunit NuoN has product MLLLLPEITLTLIALLGQFFAIMIPNKNRIISNIIILLCILSIFLTFKYSSYEGVWYSFATGINIGISKSIVLLFTIISMIIYRDYSILVADELKFEFITLMLLSVVGIFVAISSRNFLLLFCGMELTALTSYALAGFKLNDMKSSEGALKYFILGSLVSCLSLFGISFIYGFGGSLQFEDILYKLNDNSGMNLGLIIGIVLFLSSIFFKLSSVPLHFWVPDVYEGSPITSVTYFNAASKIGMVIVLLNISKLIIGNYYPINYNLIKIIAILSMLFGAFGAIRQTSLKRLMAYSTILNIGYVLIGVLLHNQEGYKAALLYILIYAVGSIGFFTCLIILLGKDVDKASFKTIQGIAEYHKTIAAVISIVMFSMIGIPPLTGFFGKYYLFYQAINQEEFALAYCGIFTSVVAAFYYLKVVKGMYFSKKIEIIKLPMQYGLLLINYLVVGFLLLGSFIISF; this is encoded by the coding sequence ATGCTACTGCTACTTCCTGAAATAACTTTGACTTTAATAGCACTTTTAGGGCAGTTTTTTGCCATAATGATCCCAAATAAAAATAGAATTATTTCTAATATCATTATTTTACTATGCATATTATCAATTTTTCTTACCTTTAAGTACTCAAGTTATGAAGGAGTATGGTACTCATTTGCTACCGGAATAAATATCGGTATTAGTAAAAGCATAGTGCTACTATTCACTATTATCTCAATGATTATATACCGTGATTACTCTATTCTTGTTGCTGATGAATTAAAGTTTGAATTTATTACTTTAATGTTATTATCGGTTGTAGGTATTTTTGTTGCAATTTCATCACGGAATTTTCTATTATTATTCTGCGGTATGGAGCTTACTGCTTTAACTTCATATGCACTTGCAGGATTCAAATTAAATGATATGAAATCATCGGAAGGTGCTTTAAAATATTTTATCTTAGGTAGTTTAGTTAGTTGTTTATCATTATTCGGTATTTCTTTTATATACGGATTCGGCGGAAGCCTACAATTTGAGGATATCTTATATAAACTAAATGATAATTCCGGAATGAATCTTGGTTTAATAATCGGTATTGTACTATTTTTAAGTAGTATTTTCTTTAAACTCTCAAGTGTTCCACTCCATTTTTGGGTCCCTGACGTATATGAAGGATCACCGATTACTTCGGTTACTTATTTCAACGCTGCCTCAAAAATAGGTATGGTTATTGTTTTATTAAATATCAGCAAATTAATTATAGGTAATTACTATCCTATTAATTATAATTTAATAAAGATAATTGCTATATTATCTATGCTGTTTGGCGCTTTTGGAGCCATTCGTCAAACTTCTCTAAAAAGATTAATGGCTTATAGTACTATTTTAAATATCGGTTATGTATTAATCGGCGTTCTTCTGCATAATCAAGAAGGATATAAAGCAGCTCTACTATATATTCTAATATATGCGGTAGGGAGTATAGGATTTTTTACTTGCTTAATTATACTGCTCGGTAAAGACGTCGATAAAGCTAGTTTTAAAACTATACAAGGAATTGCAGAGTATCATAAAACTATAGCTGCCGTAATTAGCATAGTTATGTTTTCAATGATTGGAATCCCTCCTCTTACAGGATTTTTCGGTAAATATTACCTTTTTTACCAAGCAATTAATCAAGAAGAATTCGCATTAGCTTATTGTGGTATTTTTACCAGCGTAGTTGCTGCGTTTTATTATCTTAAAGTAGTAAAAGGCATGTATTTTTCTAAAAAGATTGAGATAATTAAGCTGCCGATGCAATATGGGCTTTTACTGATTAATTACTTAGTTGTAGGCTTCTTGTTGCTTGGTTCATTTATTATCTCGTTTTAG
- a CDS encoding transposase, which translates to MHNYFTDIRWANVAYCPYCGNQKIFHYADGTNHKC; encoded by the coding sequence GTGCATAATTATTTTACTGATATACGTTGGGCTAACGTAGCTTATTGTCCGTATTGCGGCAACCAAAAGATTTTTCATTATGCAGATGGAACGAATCACAAATGTTAG
- a CDS encoding GNAT family N-acetyltransferase has translation MRCTHYSEWKEYHRIRAEQIFDTINVKYDSNHTTITAENHYHFVLYKRVKIVATAHIEFFNENELALRSLAVDRPYQNQGFGKYTMKLAVLNHYLI, from the coding sequence ATGCGTTGCACACATTATAGCGAGTGGAAAGAATACCATCGCATACGAGCTGAACAAATCTTTGATACTATAAACGTAAAATATGATTCTAACCATACAACTATAACGGCAGAGAATCATTATCATTTTGTGTTATATAAAAGAGTTAAAATCGTTGCAACTGCTCATATAGAATTTTTCAATGAAAATGAATTGGCACTAAGGTCACTTGCAGTAGATAGGCCTTATCAAAACCAAGGATTCGGTAAATATACAATGAAGCTTGCGGTTTTAAACCATTATTTAATTTAA
- a CDS encoding DUF2532 domain-containing protein translates to MNIKLITCFLILVSAVKVNADFNNIQDNFEYQEEQLIIELPWSDCTEIHKLLEEKLSFSEQQIKKENKIREKYKQFYLKHNNPTNFSMQFLEKKSETNGVETLISGFLKFCEDNFQTSKSKSNSLNYYIKKQQDQWFNDIRNENYKIYYRKKYEDNILRNN, encoded by the coding sequence ATGAATATTAAATTAATTACATGTTTTTTAATATTAGTAAGTGCGGTAAAAGTAAATGCCGATTTTAACAATATTCAAGATAATTTTGAATATCAGGAAGAGCAATTAATAATAGAATTACCTTGGAGCGATTGTACCGAAATTCATAAATTATTAGAGGAAAAATTATCTTTTTCAGAACAGCAAATAAAAAAAGAAAATAAAATTCGTGAGAAATATAAACAATTTTATTTAAAACATAATAATCCTACTAATTTTTCTATGCAATTTCTTGAGAAAAAATCTGAGACTAATGGAGTAGAAACTTTAATATCAGGTTTTTTAAAATTTTGTGAAGATAATTTTCAAACTAGTAAAAGTAAATCTAATTCCCTAAATTATTATATTAAAAAACAACAAGACCAATGGTTTAATGATATAAGAAATGAGAATTACAAAATATATTATAGAAAAAAATACGAAGATAATATCTTGAGAAATAATTAA
- a CDS encoding lytic transglycosylase domain-containing protein — MVWELCQNCYCERLQGAWQSSKTIKKFCKSELFTGLLRQLLCNFPLNDVKTMLLLLLSFILFSKPAIADPEIAESFKCSKLFPYFEKKFNIPSNTLHSIALKESGKKHTTRKITLVWPWTVNVEGKGYYFNTKREAVSFVRVELIKGRESIDIGCMQINLRHHLGAFNSLEQAFDPNNNIRYGAEFLRSKYDQLGSWHKAIAHYHSATHSLGFKYKQDVVKIASNMALYKASLHSYLNNNEGALEDTIPVNNNKVQKKSLFSGNKRYRSSIMIPVPAKIN; from the coding sequence ATGGTTTGGGAATTATGCCAAAATTGTTATTGCGAGCGACTACAAGGAGCGTGGCAATCCAGCAAAACGATAAAAAAATTCTGTAAATCAGAATTGTTTACTGGACTGCTTCGTCAATTACTCTGTAATTTTCCTCTCAATGACGTTAAAACCATGCTACTCCTATTATTATCCTTTATCCTCTTCTCTAAGCCGGCTATTGCCGATCCTGAAATAGCTGAATCCTTTAAATGTTCAAAACTTTTTCCTTACTTTGAAAAAAAATTTAATATCCCATCTAATACGTTACATTCAATAGCTTTAAAAGAATCGGGGAAAAAACATACAACACGTAAAATTACATTAGTATGGCCTTGGACAGTAAATGTTGAAGGAAAAGGCTATTATTTTAACACAAAAAGAGAAGCCGTAAGTTTTGTTAGAGTAGAGCTTATAAAAGGGCGAGAGAGTATTGATATCGGATGCATGCAGATTAACTTAAGGCATCATTTAGGGGCTTTTAATTCCCTTGAACAGGCATTTGATCCAAATAATAACATTCGTTACGGTGCAGAATTTTTGCGTTCAAAATATGATCAGCTAGGGAGCTGGCACAAGGCGATAGCTCATTATCATTCGGCTACACATTCTTTAGGGTTTAAATATAAACAAGATGTAGTTAAAATAGCAAGTAATATGGCTCTTTATAAAGCATCCTTACATAGTTATCTAAATAATAATGAAGGGGCTTTAGAAGATACAATTCCAGTAAATAATAACAAAGTTCAAAAAAAATCACTTTTTAGTGGCAATAAAAGATACAGAAGTAGTATTATGATACCGGTTCCTGCTAAAATTAATTAA
- the ykgO gene encoding type B 50S ribosomal protein L36, giving the protein MKVVSSLKSLKKRDKDCQIVKRRGKIFVINKKNKRFKAKQG; this is encoded by the coding sequence ATGAAAGTTGTTAGCTCATTAAAATCGTTAAAAAAACGTGATAAAGATTGTCAGATCGTTAAAAGAAGAGGCAAAATTTTTGTAATAAATAAAAAGAATAAAAGATTTAAAGCAAAACAAGGTTAA
- a CDS encoding sugar phosphate nucleotidyltransferase, with protein MTYNDANYQIIILAAGKGTRMESDLPKVMHQVGGVPMLETVLKNSLNVTNDVIIVYSEELKKHLMPYENMCRFVLQAEPKGTAHATYAAIDLINKNKTILVLYADHPLITPKLMHELIAYLSLTNSALVTLSFESANPVQYGRISTDKNGEFLEIIEHKNASAEEKNIKLCNSGIMAFSSEILNKYLPLFATNTNGHKEVYLTEIVKICKNHGEKVSYLLSTDHDLIVGVNTKNELEEANNIFSQNKS; from the coding sequence ATGACTTATAACGATGCAAATTATCAAATAATTATTTTAGCAGCCGGTAAAGGTACTAGAATGGAGTCCGATTTACCGAAAGTAATGCATCAAGTCGGTGGAGTTCCAATGCTTGAAACGGTATTAAAGAATTCGCTTAACGTTACAAATGATGTAATTATAGTGTATTCAGAAGAACTTAAAAAACATTTAATGCCCTATGAAAATATGTGTCGCTTTGTACTGCAAGCAGAACCTAAAGGCACAGCTCATGCTACTTATGCAGCAATAGATTTAATTAATAAAAATAAAACAATATTAGTTTTGTACGCTGATCATCCTCTTATTACTCCAAAACTTATGCATGAATTAATAGCTTATTTAAGCCTTACTAATTCTGCATTAGTGACTTTAAGCTTTGAGAGCGCAAATCCGGTTCAATATGGGAGAATATCTACTGATAAAAATGGTGAATTTTTAGAGATAATCGAACATAAAAATGCAAGCGCAGAAGAGAAAAACATAAAGCTTTGTAATTCAGGTATTATGGCTTTCAGTAGCGAAATTTTAAATAAATACTTACCTTTATTTGCTACTAATACTAACGGTCATAAGGAAGTTTATTTAACTGAAATAGTAAAAATATGTAAAAATCACGGTGAAAAAGTTTCATATTTATTATCTACTGATCATGATTTAATTGTTGGTGTTAATACTAAAAATGAGCTAGAAGAAGCTAATAATATTTTTTCTCAGAATAAGTCTTAG